One window of the Eschrichtius robustus isolate mEscRob2 chromosome X, mEscRob2.pri, whole genome shotgun sequence genome contains the following:
- the ETDB gene encoding embryonic testis differentiation protein homolog B, whose protein sequence is MDKGTSEVSSDTPTLTIKKKEKCLRSKEVPKSVLIFLLCRQLGRHRSDVDLSKWLWMLT, encoded by the coding sequence ATGGATAAAGGAACCTCTGAAGTCAGTTCCGACACGCCTACATTGACcatcaagaagaaagaaaaatgcctcAGATCCAAGGAGGTTCCCAAAAGTGTGCTGATCTTTTTACTTTGTAGGCAACTGGGGAGGCACAGAAGTGATGTGGATTTGTCCAAGTGGCTGTGGATGCTGACTTAA